CCTTGCCGAACAACCCGCGGCTGAAGCTGACCGTGCTGATGACGCTTTCGAAGGCTTCGACGGTGAGTTCCTGCGGCACGAGGCCGATGATGGACCGCGCGGCGCGGAATTCGCGGATGATGTCGTGGCCCGCGGCATGGACGGTGCCGGAACTCGGATTGACGATGCCGCAGATGACGCTGATGAGCGTCGTCTTGCCGGCGCCGTTCGGCCCGAGAAGCGCGAAGATTTCACCGGGACGGATTTCGAGGTCGACGTTCTTCAACGCCTGAAATCCGCCGGGATATGTCTTGGAGAGATTGGCGACTTTGATGGCTGGCTGCATGGCGGGGGAAACTAAACTATACGGTTAAGTTTTCAAGGGTGAATTGCTGCCGCTCCCACATAGGGTGGGGGCGGCGGAAATTACACCCTTCTCAGCATGGGGGATTGTCGGAAAAAGTTTTCTGGATGAGGAGCAGCGCCTCGCCGTCGAGAAGCGGCGGATTCCAGTCGCCGGTTCGGACGATCTGGGCAGCGAGCTGGTCGTAGCTGCGCGGACCGTTGAGATTGAGACAGGCATAGGGATCGCCATTGCCTGGGCCGTAGATGCTTTCGGATGTGCCGTTCTGACGGATATGGCGCAGCGACTCGAAATAGCCGGCGATATACTGGCGGCAGTAGTGCGCCTTGGCGGGCGTCGGCTTTTGGGGGTTGAGTGCGTTTTCCGCCAGCACGGTGCAGGCGGTGTGAAGATCGCGCCCGGTTTCGATCCGCATACGGGCTTCCGCCGGCGCGGCCGTGGCGGCAATAATGCAGAAAATTAACGCTAAGACGCGCCCGTTGGAGCTTCGCATTGCAGTGATTCCTCCCTCGCCGTAACAATGGACCATCGCGAGGGGCTTCGGAAGTCCGGGTGGAAAGCGTTTTGGGGCAATGATGAAGTCGCGAATCCTGGTTTACGGCGTCGAGGGATTCATGGGCGCGCTGACATCGCGCGCGGCGATGCGTGCCGGGCTGTCGCATGTGGCGGCGGGGCGCAACATTGCGCCCGTCGCCCAGCACGCCGCCGCTCTTGCGCGCGAGGGCGGGGCGCTGGCCGAACCGCGCACCTTCTCGCTCGGCAAGGCCGGCCGCATCGCCACGCAGCTCGACGACATTGCCGTGCTGGTGAACTGCGCGGATCTCGGCGACGACGATCTCCACACACTTCTCGATGCCTGCATGGCGACGGGCACGCATTATCTCGACCTCGCCGGCGACCGCGGCCGGGTGGCGGCGCTGGTGGCGCGCGACGACGAAGCGCGCGAGCGGAAAATCATGGTGATGGCGGGCGCGGGCTTCGACTTCGCGGCGGCGGCCGCTGTCGGCGCGCGGCTCGCCCATATATTGCCGGGCGCACGCGCGGTGACGCTGGCGGTGAAGCGGAGCGCGCTGACAGCGGGCGAGGCGAAGCGGCTCGTCGCGGCGCTGCGCGAACCGGGCGAGACGGTGAAGAACGGACAATTCGTACCGGCGGGCGCGGGCGAGAAAACCATCGAGGTCGATTTCGACAACGGGCCGGAGACGGCATGGCTCGCGCCCTGGCGCGGCGAAGCGATGGCGGCGCGGCATCGCGGCGGCTATTCGACGATCGAAAGCTATGAGGTGCTGCCGGAAGCGGCGGCACGCGCGCTGGAGCCCGGCACCTGGGCGCACAGGTTTTTCAGGCGCGGCTGGGGCCTGAAGCGGCTGGAGCGAAAGCTGGCGCGCGGAAGGCTTTCGCCGACATCGGAAGATTTGAAGCGCGGCCGGGCGGTCATCTGGGGCGAGGCGCGCACGCCGGACGGCATCACCCGCCGGGCGCGGCTCGAAACGCCGGCGCCGCATCTCTATTCGGCGGCAGCGGCGATCCTGCTGGCGCAGCGCGCGACGATGGAGGACGTGAAGACAGGCTTTCAGCTTCCCTCCGCGATCGGCGGCGCGGCGCTGGTGGAGGATATTCCGGGCGTCGTATGGCGCGAGATCGTCGAGGTCGACCCAAGCGTCGAAGCGGAAGCCGACCGCCCCGTCGCGCTCGACATGCAGGCAGGCGGCGTCTAGCGCGTCTCGGTCCAGCGCTGCCAGAGCTTCTCCGCACAGTCGCGCGACGACATCTGGCTCGTCACCATCCGCATCGACCGCTCCATGCTTTCGGGCACCTTGTCCGGATCGTTGCCGACGAGTTCGGCGAGCGGTCCGTATGCCTCATGCGCCATGTCCGCCGCCAGCATCCGGCAGGGGTCCGCCGTCCCGTAATAGACGACCGGCGCGACGGCGAGTGCGAGCACGGCAAGAAGGATCAGTCCGAGGATGAGGCGCATGAAACTTTCCTGTCTGGCGGTGTGCGGGGATCAGCGGACGCCGGTGCCGCGATTGCTTGAATCCGGCATGCCCATGCTGCCGCTCGTGTCGCTTCGAATCTGGCAGGCGTTGTAGCCGGATTTCCAGCCGGCATTGTAGGCCTTGTCCACCTTGAAGGCTTCCTCGTTGCGCGTGATCGTGGAGGGATCGCCCGGCACGCGCGAGGTCGCGGTCCAGCACCCGTCGGAATAGCCCGCCTTGTAGTTCGGCTCGTCGGCATATTCGCTGCGGCCGAGACCGCAGCCCGCGAGTGCGAGGAAGGCCAGCGCGAGGGAAAGGCGGCAAAGTCGGTTCATGGCGGAAATCCTGCTCTCCGGAACAAGGCGGCAGGATAGGGCGCTGCCGCCGCAACGGCAAATCGCCGCGGAAACGGCATCATGCTTTACGCGGCGTTAACGGCGGGGATGGTCTGATGGGCGCGAAAATCTCCGTGTGAGACAACCGAAAGACCGGCGGAATGCCCCTCGAAGGCTACAGGATGGCGAACGAACCCGGACCGGCCGCGCGCGACCGGGAGGCGGCGCTGCGCCGCCTGGCCGACCTCGCGCTGCTGCCCTCGACGCTGATCTCGCCGCAGGAACGCAGCATTCTCGACAGCGTGCTGGCGGTGACGGTGACGCGGCTCGACGAGACGATCCGCACAAGGCTCGCCGAGAGGCTGGCGCCGCAGGCGGATGCGCCGCGCGAACTGGCGATGGCGCTGGCGCTCGACACGGTGGAAGTCGCGCGGCCGCTGCTTTCCGAAGGGCTGCCGCTGAAGGGCGGCGACCTCATTCATGTGGCACGCGAAGGCGGGCCCGAACATCGCGAGCTGCTGGCGATGCGCAAGGACCTGCCAAGCGCCGTTGCCGACGTGCTGATCGAAGCGGGCGATACGGAACTCGTCGCGCGGCTGCTCGGCAACAAGACGGCGCAGCTTTCATTCCGCGCCATCGAAACGCTGACGCGGCGGAGCGCCGCCGAACCGGAATTCCAGCCGCT
Above is a window of Parvibaculum lavamentivorans DS-1 DNA encoding:
- a CDS encoding saccharopine dehydrogenase family protein yields the protein MMKSRILVYGVEGFMGALTSRAAMRAGLSHVAAGRNIAPVAQHAAALAREGGALAEPRTFSLGKAGRIATQLDDIAVLVNCADLGDDDLHTLLDACMATGTHYLDLAGDRGRVAALVARDDEARERKIMVMAGAGFDFAAAAAVGARLAHILPGARAVTLAVKRSALTAGEAKRLVAALREPGETVKNGQFVPAGAGEKTIEVDFDNGPETAWLAPWRGEAMAARHRGGYSTIESYEVLPEAAARALEPGTWAHRFFRRGWGLKRLERKLARGRLSPTSEDLKRGRAVIWGEARTPDGITRRARLETPAPHLYSAAAAILLAQRATMEDVKTGFQLPSAIGGAALVEDIPGVVWREIVEVDPSVEAEADRPVALDMQAGGV